The genomic segment GTCGAGTTCCTCGGGCAGGCAGGTGATCACGTGCTTGCCGTTGCGGATGATCGTGAAGCGCTCACTGATCTCGAAGACCTCTTCGAGCTTGTGGCTCACGAACAGGGTGGCAATCCCGCGGGCTTTCAGATCGAGGATGATGCCGAACAGTCGTCGCACCTCGCGGCGCGTCAGCGCGGTGGTGGGCTCATCCATGATGATCAGACGCGCGTCGCTCATCAGGGCGCGCGCAATGGCGACCAGCTGCTTCTGCGCCACGGGAAGCGTGCCGACCCTGGCTTCGAGGTCGATCTCGACACCGATCTTCTCGAGCGCTTGCGTGGCGACCTGGCGCATGCGGCGCCAGCTCACGAGGGGGCGACCGTCCGAGAGCTCTGCGGTCAGTGCCAGATTCTCCATCACCGACAGGTTCGGGAAGACCGAGAAGTCCTGATAGATGACCTGGACACCATGTGCGATCGCCTCGCGGGGGTTCAGTTTCGTGAAAGTCTCGCCCCCGAGTTCGACAGTGCCGGCGTCGGGGGAGTGAACGCCGGAGATGACTTTGATCAGCGTCGACTTGCCGCTGCCGTTCTCTCCGGCCAGGCAGTGGATCTCGCCGGGAGCGATCTCCAACGAGATGTCCTGCAGCGCCTGGACTCCGGCGAAGGCCTTGCTGACACCCCGCACGGCGATGACGTTGTCGCCCATCGGTGCTTCCTTTCGTGTTCGAGCGGTGGGTGCGGCAGGCGCGTCGCCTGCCGCACCCGGTTCGGTCAGAATCCGAACTCGTCCACGTTGTCCTTCGTGATGACGACCCAGCCGTTGCCCTCAAGGACCTTGTCGCTGCCTTCGGCGAAGTTCATGTCCTCATAACCGGCGACACCGAGGTCCAGTCCGTCAGTGATCTCCTCGCCGTTGAGAATCTTCTCGGCGAGCGCGGCGAGCGCGTAGCCGGCGTCAGCCGGATCCCACAGCGTGAGGGTCTTCACCAGGCCCTTGTCGAGGATCGACTTGTTGGCGGCGGGCATGCCCGTTCCGCTCACGAAGACCTTGCCGGTCAGCCCCAGCTCCTCGATCGCGCGGGCGACGCCGGGCGCATCGAACGACGACGTTCCGACGATGCCCTTGATCTCGGGGTACTTCTTGAGCAGCTCCTTCGCCGCCTGATATGCCACCTCGCCGTCATCCTGCGATTCGACCCTGGGCTCCGCCTCGAGCAGCGTCAGGTTCGGGTAGTTGGCCTCCGCCTGGGCGACCGCGCCGTCGGCCCATTCATTGTGAGAGGCGTTCGTGACGTGGCCGACCATGGTGGTGTACACGCCCTCTTCGCCCATCGCCTCGGCGAGGTTGTCCATGATGAATGCGCCGTAGTCGGTGTTGTTGAACGCCTCGATGTCGTACATCGTGTTCTCCTGGCTGGCGCCCTCGTGGGTGACCACGACGATTCCCGCGTCCATCGCCTGCTTGAGGACCGTCTCCAGAGCGCCGGGGTCGACCGGGACGACGCCGATCGCGTCGACGCCCTGGGCGATGAGGTCCTGGATGACCTGAGCCTGCATGGTCGCGTCCGTCTCGGCGGGACCCTTCTGGTAGACATCGAGGCCGGTGTCGGCAGCGAACCTTTTCACACCCTCTTCCATGCGCACGAACCACGGGTTCGTCGAGTCCTTGGGGACGATGGCGATCGTGTAGTCGCCGTCGCCGCCCTCGGCGGGTGCGGCGCCGGGGTCGGCTGACTGACCGCCGGGAGTGCAGGCGGCGAGTCCGAGTGTGAGGACGGCGGCGATGCCCATCGCCAGCGCGGTAAAGCGTCGTTGCTTCATGATCTCTCCTTGATGCGACTGCGAATCGGGATCGCAACGACAAGGTAAGGGACCACCGCGTCGTTGCGTGGTATAACGATTTTGAAGCGCTTCATTTTCTGAAGCGCTTCAAAATCTACATGGCAGCAAGGGTCTCCGCAAGGGACGTCAAGAGCCATATAGTGAGCGAGCACCACCGCGAGTGCGACGACGGGGGAAACGAATGACCGGATCGGAGGGGCAACCACGCGCGTCCGTACGACTTCGGGATGTCGCGGAGAGTGCAGGCGTGTCCACGGGGACCGTTTCCAACACGTTGAATCATCCCGAGCGGGTGCATCCTCGCACCAGGATGCTCGTCCAAGAGGCGATTCGTGAACTGGGCTTTGTACCCAATCAGCAGGCTCGAGTGCTCACGGGGGCTGTGAGCAACGTGATCGGGCTCGTCGTACTCGACGTGGAAAGTCCGTTCTACATGGAGACCGCCCACGCTCTCGAACGTGCCGTGCGCGAATCGGAGCACGTCGTGATGCTGTGCAACTCGGAAGGTGATCTCAGTCGGGAAGACGCGCTGCTGACGATGCTCGCGGCGCAGCGCGTCCGCGGGGTGCTCCTGGCTCCGGCCACACCGGAACGCCATGCGGACCGGTACCTGGATCTGCCCGGCGAACTGCCGGTCGTCCTGCTCGACTTCGACGGAGGGGAGCAGCACTGCTCTGTCACCGTGGACAACTTCCTCGGCGGGCGACTGGCTGTCCGGCATCTGCTCGATCTCGGCCATGAGAACATCGCGTTCATCGGAGGCTCGCCCGATCTGCGTCAGTTCGCGCAGCGAGCCGCCGGGGCGCGCCAGGAGATGATCTCGTCCGGCCTCGACCCCGACCGTCACCTCACTGAGGTGAGTGTCTCGGGCATCGGAATCCGCGACGGGCGGAGAGCGGCCGAGTTGCTCCTCGACGGCGGTGCTCCTGATGCGATCTTCTGCGGCAATGACATGCTCGCTTTCGGCGCGTACCGTGCGATCGTCGCCGCCGGGCTGCGCGTGCCGGACGACATCGCGCTCGTCGGCTATGACGACATCGACTTCGCGAAGGACTGGATCGTGCCGCTGACGTCCATCCGTCAGCCCATCGATGATCTGGGGGCGCACGCTGCACAGCTGCTCCTTGAACACTCGTCGAACGACGAGGGACACGTGCATCGTCACGTCGTGCTCGAGCCCGAACTCGTGGTGCGGCGCTCCAGTGATCGCCGCCGGTCTGCGAACTGAGCGCGGCTCAGGACGCCTCGGCTACGGACGGATGATCTCGGTGTGCGGAGTCAGGTACTGACGCAGCAGCCACGGTCCGAAACGCTTGGTCTTCAGGCATGTGTCGACGGTCGTGCACTTCACCATCGGGTCGTGCGCGGCGTAGATGGCGAAGGCCTCGAGCTTCCGCGCGAGCAGCTCCCCGCCGAGGTTCACGTCCCGGTTCTCGATCGGGTATCCCTGCGAGTACACGACGCGCGAGGCGTCGATCCGGCCGGAGTCGGTCGTCATCATCACGATGTCGCCGGTGACCTGATGGTCGGGGTGATCTCCGGACGTCCCCTTCGCCCGACCGGGCAGGTGAGCCATGACGCTCAGCGGGTCGTATGCACCGTAGAGCTCGGCGACGGTCGAGCCGATGCCGTCGAGGTCGACGGGTGCGCCCGTGTCGATCATCTGCAGCTGCCCGATGGTCCCTGCCAACAGCTTCGGCAGGCTCGTCCACCCCGTGGATTCGAAGCCCTCCGCATCCAGACCGCCGTCGGGAAGTCGAAGGAAGAAGAACGCCACCCGTGCGTCCTCCGCGGGGCGGCTCATCGCCAGGGTGAGGCCGTTCGCGAGCGTGACGGTGCGCTCCGTCCATTCGCGCGGTCCGCCGAGCAGTGCGTCGTACGCGTGGCGCAGGCCGTTCTCGCGTTCGCGCGCGTACTCCAGCCCTTTTCCGGCATCCGAACCAGTCAAATACAGGTTGCGGACGCACTGCCCTGCGTCGAGCGCGAGGGGGATCGACGGGCTGCCGAAGATGAGGTCGTCGTCGTAGTGCGCCCAGACCGTGAACATCGTCCCGGCCTGGCACGGAGCGTCGACGTACTGCAGCGGTGTGGTGAACGCGGTGACGTCGTCCCCGGCGGCGAGCACGAGCGGCAGATCACCGCACTGGTGGGTGGTGGCGAAGAAATCAACGGCGTCCGCCTTCGCCTGCACGAGCATCCGGACGCTCTCGGCACCGATCGCGCCGGGGCAGTCGACCGTCACGATCTGCGTGATCCGCTCCTCCCCGAGATCGTTGGGAGGCGGCGGGGGAGGAGGCGTCGGAGTCGGAGTCGGCGTCGCGGTCGGCTCGACGATCGCGGCAGCGGTCGGCACTGCAGCACTAGGCGTCATCGCGCACGCCGAGAACACCAAGGTCAACGCCAACAGCGCGCCCGTTCCCCACACCGTCTTGCACCGATGCATGTGCCTGTTCTCCCCCGAGTCAGGCTCAGTATAGGGGTACGTTCGGGTATGGTCGGCGCATGAGCAACGCAGTGGCGCGTCCTCCGAAGCGCGAGGCCTTCGGATCGCGGAACGTCTTCATCCTCTCGGCCATCGGATCGGCCGTCGGCCTCGGCAACATCTGGCGGTTCCCCTACGTCGCCTACGAGGGCGGTGGCGGAGCGTTCCTCATTCCCTATCTGTGCGCGTTGCTGACCGCTGGCATCCCGCTCCTCTTCCTCGACTACTCCATCGGGCACCGATTCCGCGGCTCCGCGCCGCTCGCGTTCCGGCGCATGCACCGGGCAGCCGAGCCGCTCGGCTGGTGGCAGGTGCTCATCTGCGTCGTGATCTCCGTCTACTACGCGGTCATCATCGCGTGGGCGGCCATGTACACATGGTTCTCCGCCCTGCTGACGTGGGGCCCTGGCAACGAGAACGACTTCTTCTTCAGCGACTTCCTGCAGATGGGCGACGTCTCGACGGGTCTGTCCCTGGAGTTCGTCCCGCAGGTGGGCGTCCCGCTGCTCGTGGTCTGGATCGTGACGATCGTGATCATGGGCTTCGGTGTGAAGCGCGGCATCGGGCGGGCCAACACCGTGCTTCTTCCGCTGCTCACGCTGATGTTCATCGTCCTCGTGATCCAGGCGCTGTTCCTGCCTGGTGCCATGGACGGACTCAACGCCTTCTTCACTCCGAACTGGGCCGCCCTCGCCGACCCCGGCGTGTGGGCCTCCGCTTACGGCCACATCTTCTTCTCCCTCTCGGTGGCGTTCGGCATCATGGTGACCTACTCGTCGTACCTCAAGCGCAAGACCGACCTCACGGGCTCGGGCCTCGTGGTCGGATTCGCGAACTCCGGGTTCGAGATCCTCGCCGGCATCGGCGTCTTCGCCGCGCTCGGCTTCATGGCCCAGGCCCAGGCGGCCGAGGTGTCCGAGGTCGCATCGGCCGGGATCGGGCTCGCGTTCGTGGCGTTCCCGACGATCGTGTCGCAGGCCGCAGGCGGTCCGATCATCGGCGTGCTCTTCTTCGGAGCCCTCACCTTCGCCGGCCTCACCTCGATGATCTCGGTCCTAGAAGTGATCGTGGCCGCCATCCAGGACAAACTCGGCTGGGGCCGCGTGCGCGCGACGCTGACGGTGACGATCCCGCTCGCCGTGATCTCGATGGCCTTCTTCTCGACGACGACCGCGCTCGCGGTGCTCGACACGACGGATGCCTTCGTGAACGCGTTCGGGATCATGGCCGTCGCGCTCGCCGCGGTGATCGTCGTCGCCTGGGTCCTGCACAAGCTGCCGGTCCTGCAGGAGCACCTGAACCGCCGGTCGAGCTTCCGCGTCGGTCTGATCTGGAAGCTGCTCGTCGGGGTGCTCGCGCCGGTCGTGCTCGGCTATCTGTTCATCAGTGAGATCGTCTCGAAGGCGTCGGAGACGTACGGCGGATACCCGGATTGGTTCGTGTCGGTCTTCGGGTGGGGGATGGTCATCGCTCTCGTCGTCATCGCGATCCTGCTCTCGCTCCTGCCGTGGAGCAGGAGTTCGCACGCGAAGGACGATCCGGAGTACGACGAGTTCCTCGTCGAGGAGAAGTACGAGCCGGATGCTGAGACCGGCACGATCCAGGTGCAGACGGATTCCACGCAGAAGGGAGCGGGCCGATGACCACCGGTGCCATCATCTTCATGATCATCGCCATGGTGACGGTCTGGGGCGGGCTCGCCGCCGCGATCGTCAACCTCGTGCGGCACCCCGAGGCCTCGGAAGCGGAGCCCAGCCCGCCTGTCGAGCTGTAGTTCCGTCGGTGCGGCGCTGCGCGACTCAGTGGTTGCGCAGCGCCGAGATGAGGTCTGCCTTCTTCTTGCGGGAGTACCCGGTCAGCCCGAGTTCCTTCGCTCGCTTGCGGAGTTCGTCGACCGTCCAGTCCTCGTAGTCGCCGGACTTCCCACCCCGTCGACCGACCTCCGAACGGCCCTTCTTCGTGCCGCCGGTGGCATTCGCGATGCGGGCGGCCTTCTCCTTCGAGGCGCCGTCCTTCCTCAGCTCTTCGTAGAGTTCCGGGTCCTTCAGTCGTGAGTTCGCGCCGCGAGGCATGATGTTCTCCTTCTGTCGTCCTGGTCGTCGCCCGTCAGATCACGCGCGGATCTTCTCGCCGTGCGAGACGAGCAGTTCGGTGGCGGCGGCGATGGCCGCGGCCATCACATCCTCCGGAGATCCGTCGACCTCCAGCAACTTGTGTCCCTGGTCGCCCTCCACGGACCAACCGAGATACACGGTCCCTGCCGGGTGAGGACCCTCCGGGTCCGGGCCGCCGACGCCCGTCGTGGACACGCAGATGTCGGCGTCGAAGAGTTCGCGTCCACCGGTCGCGAGCTGCTCAGCGCACTCGGGCGAGCAGGGATCGGTACCCGGCGTGAGACCGAGCAGGCGTTCCTTCACGTCCACCATGTAGGCGACGATGCCGCCGGCGAACCACTCGGACGCCTTCTCGCCGGCCCCGACGGCGTGGGCGAGACCACCCGCGGTGAGCGACTCCACGACGGCGATCCGCAGACCGCGGTCTTGAGCCATCTCGCTGAGCGTCGCGACGTCGTCCGGTGCGGAAGAGGTGTCGAGGCTCATGCGGCGGCCTGCCGAGAGATGCTCTCCACGGTCTCCCCGGTGGCCTGCGGGCTCAACGAGAGTGCGATGTCGGCCTGGCTGACGATGCCGACGAGCCTGTGGTCCTCGAGAACGGGGAGCCTGCGAACGCGATGCTCTTTCATCCGATCCAAGGCGATGCGGATGTCCTCCCCCGCGTCGACCGTGACCGGGACGCCCTCCGCAAGGCTCCGCGCCGGGGTGGTCTCCGGGTCGAGGCCGATCGCGACGGCCTTCACGACGATGTCGCGGTCGGTGAGCATGCCCTTGAGCTTGCGATCCTCCCCGCAGATCGGGAGTGCTCCGACGTCGAGCTCCGCCATGACGGATGCCGCGATGCTCAGCGCATCGTTCTCTCCGATGCACCTCGGCGCGGGGGTCATGATGTCGCTGGTGAGAGTCATGCGTGTGGTCCTTCCGTGGTGCGCGGGCGATGCCGGAACCCCGACGATAGGGTCAGCCGGAACAGGGAAGAGGGGCCTTGACAGCGCAGCCTCAGCCGTCCTTGACCTCGAGACCTTCGCCCTCGGGGGAGCGGGCACCGTCGGACTCGCGCGTCTCGCCCTCGCTGTAGTCCGGGCGCGCGGGCTGCGGAGGCTGATCGGAGAGCTCGCCGCCGGTGCGGCCACCATACGGGCGTCCATGATCGGCGAACTCCTCGCGTCCGAACACGAGCCGCCACGGGCCCGCTGTGAAGCTCGCGCCGGTGCGAAGGATCTCCGACCGCTCGGGGGCGCCGGTCTCCGCGGCGCCGGAGTTCGCGTTCATCTCGCCTGCGCCGTGCAGGGTGAGCACATACTCGTCCTGGTCGTCATGCAGGATCTCGGCGTGCACGGGGTCCGTGTCCGCCAGGCGCAGCTCGTTGCCCTCGGCCGACCCGATTCGCACAGACTCCGCGTCGAGTGCGAACTCGAAGCGCTCGCCGTCGCGCGAGACCTTCAGATGGGGGTTTCCTGCGCCCCACTCCGCGTGGGTCGTCGTCGGCTGGGGCGGCTGCGGTGCATCCTGAGAACTCATATGCTCCTCCTCGATCGGTCTGTGAGGAGCCACGTTACTCACGGCCGTGATCCGGCACGAGGGGCTTGACCTTGCGGTCAGCTCTGTGCAGAACCACCCGGGGTGACGTGCTCCTCCACCAGCGAGATCCCGCCGCTGGAGTTCGCGGAGTTCGCCATCGCGGTGATCCATTCCGCCGAGAGCTTGGGCGTCTCGGGCTCATCGAAGGTGAATCGCAGCGGTATGGCGGGATGCAGCCAGATCGTCGAACGACCGGAGCCGTCGTGGTGCCGCCACGACAGAGTGAAGCTCTCATTGCGGCGAAGCTTCGTCGCGATCACGACCTTGAGGTGGGCGAGAGCCCGATCGTCGATGAAGATCGGTTCTTTCGCGCCGCCGTAGAACATCATGCCCATACGACTACGCTACAGATCATGGGCAAGTTCATCTATGAGGGCGGCGTCAAGGTCGAGATCGAGGACCGTGCGCTCACACACCTGCAGCTTGTGATCAGTGCGAAGTTGCGCCGCGGAGAGCCCTTTGCGTTCAGCTGGCGCGAAGACGCCAGTGTCGGGGGAGGGCGCACCACCGTCTGGGTGCACCCCGGGAGTTCGATCGTCTACAAGTACTACGGGGGGCGCCAGCCCTCCATCAACCGCGCCTGGGTCGACGCGCTCGCGTTCACCGCGAATGCTCCGACGGGCCTTTACCTCGTTCCGGAGCCGCCGGAGACGAACGACGCGGGCTCGGGCGACCTGGGCGGCTGAGGTTCCGGCTACCGGGATGTGACATCATCCGGATTCGGCTGAGCCTGTCAAGGGCCTGGTTCGGATCGGGGGTCCGGGGGAGGGTGGTCATACCGCCGATCCCCCAAGGAGCCCCGCATGACTGCTAGCACCCCCGACCCGCGACACACGCACCACGACGGCGAGTTCCCCGGGCAGACCCAGGATCAGCCGGGCCAGACCACATCGATGCGTCCGGAGCCCGATCACGGCGAGGACAGCTACCAGGGCCACGGGCGGCTGGAAGGCCGCAAGGCGCTGATCACCGGCGGCGACTCCGGGATCGGGCGCGCCGTTTCGATCGCGTTCGCCCGTGAGGGCGCAGACGTGGCGATCGCCCACATGCGAGAGGAGCAGGCGGATGCCGATGCCACTCTCGAATACGTCCGTGAGGCCGGTCGGACCGGGCTGAGCCTCGCCGGAGATCTCCGCGACGACGAGTTCGCCGCCGACGTGGTGGCGAAGACCCGCGACGGACTCGGGGACCTGGACGTCCTCGTGCTCAACGCGGGTTACCAGCACGACATCGACGGCTTCGAGAACCTCCGCTCCGACCAGATGCGTCGAGTCTTCGAGACCAACCTCGAGGGGATGCTCATCACGGCGAGGACCGCGTTCCCCGACCTCAAGCCGGGGGCGAGCATCATCGTCACGGCATCCATTCAGGCCTACAACCCGTCGCCGGGTCTCGTGGACTACGCGATGACGAAGGCCGCTCAGGTCGCGTTCGTCAAGGCACTCGCGGAGGAGGCCGGCGAGCGCGGAATCCGCGTCAACGCCGTGGCGCCCGGGCCCATCTGGACGCCGTTGATCCCGGGAACAGGGTGGGACGAGGAGAAGGTCGCGGAGTTCGGCAGCGACACCCCGCTGGGGCGCGCGGGTCAGCCCGCGGAGCTCGCCGGCGCGTATGTCTACCTCGCCTCGGCGGAGTCCTCGTTCACCTCCGGCGCGATCCTCGCCGTCACCGGAGGGAAGGCACTGTGACCATGACAGCGCCGGAACCCCCCAAACCGGCATCCGTCTGGGAAGTCATTCCGATCGCCCGCACGGCCTGGCGCATCTGCGACAGCGCCCTCACCGAGAACGACGCCGCCCGCCTGGTGGGCTACGTCGACCGGAATGAGACGGGTACCTACGACGTGCTGTGGCTTCGCAGCCCCTGCCCGACGCGCTCCCGCTATCGCAGCCTGAACGAACTGCTCGCCGACCTCGACGACGCCGCCGCCGCGGCGGTCGTTCCGCGGGCGGATCGGCCGCGGAAGATCCCGCACTTCCCACCGCGCATCTGACCCTCACGTCGCGATGACGAGTTCCCTCGTGGAGCGCGTCATCGCGACGTAACGATCGACGGCCCCCGTGATCCCATCGCCGAAGGCCTCGGGTTCGACAAGCACGACGAAGTCGAATTCGAGGCCTTTCGCCGTCTCCGGGGAGAGGGACCGGACGCGCTCGACCTCCGCGAACGACGGATCGCCGATGACGACGGCCGTTCCCTTCTCGTTCTCGGTGAGCCATCTGTCGACGATCGCCTGGAGGTTCTCGCGACGGCCGTGCCGAACCGGGATGCCGCTCGAGCGCACTGACACGGGGACGTTCGCGTCCGGCAGCGCGGCACGGATGACGGGGGCCGCCTCGGCCATCACCTCCCTCGGAGTGCGGTAATTCACTGTCAGTGAAGCCCGCACGATGTCGCGGAGTCCGGCGTCGGCGAGCCGCTCCTCCCAGGTGCGCCGGAAACCGTGCCGTGCCTGCGCGCGGTCACCGACGACGGTGAAGCTGCGCGACGGGCATCTGCTCAGCAGCATCCGCCATTCGGTGTCGGTCAGCTCCTGCGCTTCGTCGACGATGACGTGCGCGAAGGGCCCGGCGAGGGCATCGTGCGCGATGGTCGGGAGGAGGCCGTCGTCATCGAGGCTGTTGCGGACGTCCTCGCCGCTCAGCATCGACATGAGTCCGAGGTCGTCGTCCGACACCTCCGCCAGAGAATCGGCGACGAGTTCCCGGTACGCCCGCTCCTCTGCCCTCACCCGCTCACGCACACGTCGGATCCGACCGGCGTCCGGGTCGCCGACCGCGCGACGTGCGGCGTCGAGGAGGGGCAGATCGGAGTCCGTCCAGGCCGTGGGGTCGTCGCGCTGCAGCATCCGCACCTCGTCGTCGGTCAGCCACGGGGCCGCGGCCCGCAGGAACCCCGGATCGGTCCACAGAGCGGCCACCAGCGGCACCGCGTCCAGCAGCGGCCAGGCGCGATCGAACGTCCGCGTGAGGGTCTCGTCCGCAGCGAGCACGCGACGCAGGACTTGGAGCTCGATCCACCCGTCGATGCGATCCGCGATGATGTCGACGAGCACCTCCCAGACCTCCTCGCGCGCATCGTTATGCGCGGCGCCCGTGTCGGTCGCGAAGGCCTCGGCCCAGTCGTCAGGACGTATCCGCAGGTCGCCCCAGGGTGTCTCCACGGACACATCGTGCTGCGGGGGTTGTCGATACAGGCGGACGGCCGTCTCGACCGCATCGACGAGACGCCCCGACGCCTTGAGCCGGGCGACGTCCTCATCGTGCTCTGCGCGTGCGTTCCTGCCCTCCGGAACGAGGTCGCGCAGGACGCACGTGCGCACGCGGTCCTCGCCGAGGCTGGGCAAGACATCGTCGACGTAGGCCAGATAGGGCCGATGTGGACCGACGACGAGCACGCCGCCGCCTCCGTTCGCGATGCGGGCGTCGGAGTACATCAGGTACGCGGCACGATGGAGGGCCACGACCGACTTCCCCGTGCCCGGACCGCCGTCGACGACGAGCGTTCCTGCGGACCCCGCGCGGATGACGGCATCCTGATCCGCCTGGATCGTCGCGAGAACATCGCGCATCCGGCTGGACCTGGCGGAACCGAGGCTCGCGATGAATGCGGACTGATCGTCCAGTGCGCCCCCGTCCGCGAGCGCCTCCGGTGTGAACGCCTCGTCCCAGTAGTCGCGGATGCGGCCGTCCGCCCAGCGGTAGCGTCGCCGGCTGACGAGGCCCATCGGCTCGGCGAGCGTCGCCCCGAAGAACGGCTCAGCCGCCGGAGCACGCCAGTCGATGAGGAGCTGCCCACCGTCCGCACCGGTCAGACCCACGCGCCCGATGTAGAGGTGCTCGCCCTCGGTCGTCACCATCCGGCCGAGGCACATGTCGATGCCGTAGCGCCGCAGCATCGACAGGCGAGCGTTCAGACGGTGGATCTCGAGATCGCGCTCGACGGCGGCGCCCCCGACGCCGGACGGGGCGGCGAGAATCCTCTCGAGTCGGGCGGTCTCGGTGGTGATGCTGTCATGCAGTGTTGCCGCAATGGTGCGGAGCCGTTCCTCGTCGCGAGCGATGAGTGCAGGATCCGCCTTCGCGGCAAGTGCTTCGGGCAGGTGGAAAGGGCTGATGGTCAGGGGATTCACGAGGGCTCCGATCCGGTGCGCGACGGGTGGATGGCCGCGCACGACCGACAAGTATGCGCCGCGGAGGGGGCCTTGCCGCAAGCCCCGGGCCCGCCGATAGAATGGAAGTGCGGGAAGATGGAGGCATGGCCTCTCCCACACCGCAGACGCAGCGCAACGCTCTGGCTCCCGGTCTCCTCGCAGCGATCGCACTGTTCCTGTCCCCGCTGTTCACGCAGGGC from the Microbacterium ginsengiterrae genome contains:
- a CDS encoding substrate-binding domain-containing protein, with translation MSNVIGLVVLDVESPFYMETAHALERAVRESEHVVMLCNSEGDLSREDALLTMLAAQRVRGVLLAPATPERHADRYLDLPGELPVVLLDFDGGEQHCSVTVDNFLGGRLAVRHLLDLGHENIAFIGGSPDLRQFAQRAAGARQEMISSGLDPDRHLTEVSVSGIGIRDGRRAAELLLDGGAPDAIFCGNDMLAFGAYRAIVAAGLRVPDDIALVGYDDIDFAKDWIVPLTSIRQPIDDLGAHAAQLLLEHSSNDEGHVHRHVVLEPELVVRRSSDRRRSAN
- a CDS encoding DUF7218 family protein gives rise to the protein MPRGANSRLKDPELYEELRKDGASKEKAARIANATGGTKKGRSEVGRRGGKSGDYEDWTVDELRKRAKELGLTGYSRKKKADLISALRNH
- a CDS encoding PIG-L family deacetylase, which translates into the protein MHRCKTVWGTGALLALTLVFSACAMTPSAAVPTAAAIVEPTATPTPTPTPPPPPPPNDLGEERITQIVTVDCPGAIGAESVRMLVQAKADAVDFFATTHQCGDLPLVLAAGDDVTAFTTPLQYVDAPCQAGTMFTVWAHYDDDLIFGSPSIPLALDAGQCVRNLYLTGSDAGKGLEYARERENGLRHAYDALLGGPREWTERTVTLANGLTLAMSRPAEDARVAFFFLRLPDGGLDAEGFESTGWTSLPKLLAGTIGQLQMIDTGAPVDLDGIGSTVAELYGAYDPLSVMAHLPGRAKGTSGDHPDHQVTGDIVMMTTDSGRIDASRVVYSQGYPIENRDVNLGGELLARKLEAFAIYAAHDPMVKCTTVDTCLKTKRFGPWLLRQYLTPHTEIIRP
- a CDS encoding sodium-dependent transporter, with translation MSNAVARPPKREAFGSRNVFILSAIGSAVGLGNIWRFPYVAYEGGGGAFLIPYLCALLTAGIPLLFLDYSIGHRFRGSAPLAFRRMHRAAEPLGWWQVLICVVISVYYAVIIAWAAMYTWFSALLTWGPGNENDFFFSDFLQMGDVSTGLSLEFVPQVGVPLLVVWIVTIVIMGFGVKRGIGRANTVLLPLLTLMFIVLVIQALFLPGAMDGLNAFFTPNWAALADPGVWASAYGHIFFSLSVAFGIMVTYSSYLKRKTDLTGSGLVVGFANSGFEILAGIGVFAALGFMAQAQAAEVSEVASAGIGLAFVAFPTIVSQAAGGPIIGVLFFGALTFAGLTSMISVLEVIVAAIQDKLGWGRVRATLTVTIPLAVISMAFFSTTTALAVLDTTDAFVNAFGIMAVALAAVIVVAWVLHKLPVLQEHLNRRSSFRVGLIWKLLVGVLAPVVLGYLFISEIVSKASETYGGYPDWFVSVFGWGMVIALVVIAILLSLLPWSRSSHAKDDPEYDEFLVEEKYEPDAETGTIQVQTDSTQKGAGR
- a CDS encoding ATP-dependent DNA ligase translates to MGKFIYEGGVKVEIEDRALTHLQLVISAKLRRGEPFAFSWREDASVGGGRTTVWVHPGSSIVYKYYGGRQPSINRAWVDALAFTANAPTGLYLVPEPPETNDAGSGDLGG
- a CDS encoding SDR family oxidoreductase; the encoded protein is MTASTPDPRHTHHDGEFPGQTQDQPGQTTSMRPEPDHGEDSYQGHGRLEGRKALITGGDSGIGRAVSIAFAREGADVAIAHMREEQADADATLEYVREAGRTGLSLAGDLRDDEFAADVVAKTRDGLGDLDVLVLNAGYQHDIDGFENLRSDQMRRVFETNLEGMLITARTAFPDLKPGASIIVTASIQAYNPSPGLVDYAMTKAAQVAFVKALAEEAGERGIRVNAVAPGPIWTPLIPGTGWDEEKVAEFGSDTPLGRAGQPAELAGAYVYLASAESSFTSGAILAVTGGKAL
- a CDS encoding CBS domain-containing protein, producing the protein MTLTSDIMTPAPRCIGENDALSIAASVMAELDVGALPICGEDRKLKGMLTDRDIVVKAVAIGLDPETTPARSLAEGVPVTVDAGEDIRIALDRMKEHRVRRLPVLEDHRLVGIVSQADIALSLSPQATGETVESISRQAAA
- a CDS encoding FHA domain-containing protein, whose product is MSSQDAPQPPQPTTTHAEWGAGNPHLKVSRDGERFEFALDAESVRIGSAEGNELRLADTDPVHAEILHDDQDEYVLTLHGAGEMNANSGAAETGAPERSEILRTGASFTAGPWRLVFGREEFADHGRPYGGRTGGELSDQPPQPARPDYSEGETRESDGARSPEGEGLEVKDG
- a CDS encoding autoinducer 2 ABC transporter substrate-binding protein, translating into MKQRRFTALAMGIAAVLTLGLAACTPGGQSADPGAAPAEGGDGDYTIAIVPKDSTNPWFVRMEEGVKRFAADTGLDVYQKGPAETDATMQAQVIQDLIAQGVDAIGVVPVDPGALETVLKQAMDAGIVVVTHEGASQENTMYDIEAFNNTDYGAFIMDNLAEAMGEEGVYTTMVGHVTNASHNEWADGAVAQAEANYPNLTLLEAEPRVESQDDGEVAYQAAKELLKKYPEIKGIVGTSSFDAPGVARAIEELGLTGKVFVSGTGMPAANKSILDKGLVKTLTLWDPADAGYALAALAEKILNGEEITDGLDLGVAGYEDMNFAEGSDKVLEGNGWVVITKDNVDEFGF
- a CDS encoding CinA family protein; the protein is MSLDTSSAPDDVATLSEMAQDRGLRIAVVESLTAGGLAHAVGAGEKASEWFAGGIVAYMVDVKERLLGLTPGTDPCSPECAEQLATGGRELFDADICVSTTGVGGPDPEGPHPAGTVYLGWSVEGDQGHKLLEVDGSPEDVMAAAIAAATELLVSHGEKIRA
- a CDS encoding methionine/alanine import family NSS transporter small subunit, with amino-acid sequence MTTGAIIFMIIAMVTVWGGLAAAIVNLVRHPEASEAEPSPPVEL